A window from Cryptomeria japonica chromosome 1, Sugi_1.0, whole genome shotgun sequence encodes these proteins:
- the LOC131858054 gene encoding uncharacterized protein LOC131858054, with product MTLFAQVMRKKPNSPSKQEGGVVWWQGRAEVAHGRRSGGGRVARWWSGSGFRRAQEAVGKHRERLTRESTGGEGGGGESTSGGGKGANGAGAARATIVGAGAGRPMGVEGRRVTRSRGPEAGASTTAGSRGPTGGRGPL from the coding sequence atgactttgtttgcccaagttatgaggAAAAAACCAAActccccttcaaaacaagagggagGGGTAGTCTGGTGGCAGGGTCGAGCAGAGGTGGCCCATGGGCGACGCAGTGGTGGTGGCCGGGTGGCACGATGGTGGTCAGGCAGTGGGTTTCGGCGGGCACAGGAGGCAGTCGGGAAGCACAGGGAGCGGCTGACGAGGGAGAGCACTGGCGGTGAAGGTGGCGGTGGGGAGAGCACCAGCGGTGGCGGGAAGGGCGCCAACGGGGCGGGCGCAGCGCGAGCGACGATAGTGGGTGCAGGGGCCGGGAGACCGATGGGGGTCGAGGGCCGACGGGTGACGAGGAGCCGGGGGCCGGAGGCAGGCGCGAGCACAACGGCGGGGAGTCGGGGGCCGACTGGCGGCAGGGGCCCGCTCTGA